The following coding sequences lie in one Mycobacterium gordonae genomic window:
- a CDS encoding TatD family hydrolase: protein MSAKREAPPAPEPLSPLIDAHTHLDACGVSDAPGVRAVVDRAAAVGVTAVVTIADDLESARWVARAVEWDPRVYGAVALHPTRTDALTEKARAEIERLASHPRVVAVGETGMDMYWPGRLDGCAHPDVQREAFAWHIDLAKRTGKPLMIHNRDADREVLDVLRAEGAPETVIFHCFSSDSEMARTCSAAGWLLSLSGTVSFRNARDLREAVRLIPMDQILVETDAPFLTPHPYRGAANESYCLPYTVRAIAELVNRRPEELAEITTSNARRAYRLDRTTAL, encoded by the coding sequence GTGAGCGCCAAACGAGAAGCACCGCCCGCCCCGGAGCCGCTTTCGCCGTTGATCGACGCCCACACCCATCTCGACGCCTGCGGCGTCTCGGACGCGCCGGGCGTGCGTGCCGTCGTCGACCGCGCCGCGGCGGTCGGTGTCACCGCGGTGGTCACGATCGCTGACGACCTGGAATCGGCACGTTGGGTGGCGCGGGCTGTCGAATGGGACCCGCGGGTGTACGGCGCAGTGGCGTTACATCCGACGCGCACCGACGCGCTGACCGAGAAGGCCCGCGCCGAGATCGAGCGGTTGGCGTCTCATCCGCGCGTGGTCGCCGTCGGTGAGACGGGCATGGACATGTACTGGCCGGGACGGCTCGACGGCTGTGCCCATCCGGACGTTCAACGCGAGGCGTTCGCCTGGCACATCGATCTGGCCAAGCGGACTGGCAAGCCGCTGATGATCCACAACCGTGACGCCGACCGTGAGGTGCTCGACGTGCTGCGTGCCGAGGGCGCGCCCGAGACTGTGATCTTTCACTGTTTCTCCTCGGACAGTGAGATGGCTCGCACCTGTTCGGCAGCCGGATGGTTGCTGAGCCTGTCCGGGACGGTCAGCTTTCGTAACGCCCGCGACCTGCGCGAAGCCGTTCGGTTGATACCGATGGACCAGATATTGGTGGAAACCGACGCACCATTTCTCACGCCCCACCCCTATCGGGGTGCAGCGAACGAATCGTACTGCCTGCCCTACACCGTGCGCGCCATCGCTGAACTGGTGAATCGCCGGCCGGAGGAACTGGCGGAAATCACCACGAGCAACGCTCGCCGGGCGTATCGCCTGGATCGGACGACGGCGCTCTAG
- a CDS encoding resuscitation-promoting factor — translation MKLLTKLHRTESPTLRLLVGALLLVLTFAGGYAVSESKTVTLTVDGTSIRVQTMRSKVIDIVRENGFAVEGRDDLYPAGDVTVGDAATIVLRRSRPLEITLDGQNSRQVWTTASTVDEALAQLAMTDTAPAAASRASRVPLSGMALPVVSAKTVQIDDGGVVRTVHLPAPNVAGLLEAAGAPLQDSDQVTPAPTAPISDGMQIHVTRNRIERVTERMPLPPPARRIEDPEMNMSREIVEDPGSPGTQDVTFSVAEINGVESGRLPIANVVVTPAREAVVRVGAKPGTEVPPVSDGTIWDSLAGCEAGGNWAINTGNGFFGGVQFDQGTWEANGGLRYAPRADMATREEQIAIAEVTRQRQGWGAWPVCSGRVGAR, via the coding sequence TTGAAACTGCTCACTAAACTTCATCGAACCGAATCGCCCACATTGCGCCTGTTGGTTGGCGCCCTGCTGCTGGTACTGACCTTCGCCGGCGGATACGCCGTGTCGGAATCCAAGACCGTCACACTGACCGTCGACGGCACCTCGATCCGCGTGCAGACCATGCGGTCGAAGGTGATCGACATCGTCAGAGAGAACGGGTTCGCCGTCGAGGGACGCGACGACCTGTACCCGGCCGGCGACGTCACGGTCGGGGACGCGGCCACGATCGTGCTGCGCCGCAGCCGGCCGTTGGAGATCACCCTGGACGGCCAGAATTCCCGGCAGGTCTGGACCACGGCGTCGACCGTGGACGAGGCGCTGGCCCAGCTGGCCATGACCGACACCGCTCCCGCTGCCGCGTCGCGGGCCAGCCGTGTTCCGCTGTCGGGCATGGCCCTGCCCGTCGTCAGCGCCAAAACGGTGCAGATCGACGACGGCGGCGTGGTCCGCACCGTGCACCTGCCGGCGCCGAACGTGGCCGGACTGCTGGAGGCCGCCGGCGCTCCCCTGCAGGACAGCGACCAGGTGACACCCGCCCCGACGGCGCCGATCAGCGACGGCATGCAGATCCACGTCACCCGTAACCGCATCGAACGGGTCACCGAGCGGATGCCGCTTCCGCCGCCGGCGCGGCGCATCGAAGACCCCGAGATGAACATGAGCCGCGAGATCGTCGAAGATCCGGGCAGCCCCGGCACCCAGGATGTGACGTTCTCGGTAGCCGAGATCAACGGGGTTGAGAGCGGCCGCCTGCCGATCGCCAACGTGGTGGTGACCCCGGCCCGCGAAGCGGTGGTGCGCGTCGGCGCCAAGCCCGGCACCGAGGTGCCGCCCGTCAGCGACGGCACCATCTGGGATTCGCTGGCCGGCTGCGAGGCCGGCGGGAACTGGGCGATCAACACCGGAAACGGCTTCTTCGGCGGCGTGCAGTTCGACCAGGGCACCTGGGAAGCCAACGGCGGGCTGCGGTATGCGCCCCGCGCTGACATGGCCACCCGGGAAGAGCAGATCGCGATCGCCGAAGTGACCCGGCAGCGTCAGGGCTGGGGCGCCTGGCCCGTGTGCAGTGGACGAGTGGGTGCGCGCTGA